One window of the Streptomyces sp. TS71-3 genome contains the following:
- the trpA gene encoding tryptophan synthase subunit alpha, which translates to MSGNIQLLNDTLATARAEGRSALIAYLPAGFPTVEGGIEAITAVLDGGADIMEVGLPHSDPVLDGPVIQTADDIALRGGVRIADVMRTVRETHRATGKPVLVMTYWNPIDRYGIERFTAELAEAGGAGCILPDLPVQESATWREHAAKHDLATVFVVAPSSRDARLATITAAGSGFVYAASLMGVTGTRESVGAQAEDLVRRTRATTGLPVCVGLGVSNAVQAAEVAGFADGVIVGSAFVKRMLDAPDHRAGVDAARALAGELAEGVRRRA; encoded by the coding sequence GTGAGCGGGAACATCCAGCTGCTGAACGACACCCTCGCCACCGCCAGGGCGGAGGGCAGGTCCGCCCTCATCGCGTACCTGCCGGCGGGGTTCCCGACCGTCGAGGGCGGCATCGAGGCGATCACGGCCGTCCTCGACGGCGGCGCCGACATCATGGAGGTCGGCCTGCCGCACAGCGACCCCGTGCTCGACGGCCCCGTCATCCAGACCGCCGACGACATCGCGCTGCGCGGCGGCGTGCGGATCGCGGACGTGATGCGGACGGTCCGCGAGACCCACCGGGCCACCGGGAAACCGGTCCTGGTGATGACGTACTGGAACCCCATCGACCGGTACGGCATCGAGCGCTTCACGGCCGAGCTCGCCGAGGCGGGCGGCGCCGGCTGCATCCTGCCCGACCTGCCGGTCCAGGAGTCGGCGACCTGGCGGGAGCACGCCGCCAAGCACGACCTCGCCACCGTCTTCGTCGTCGCCCCCAGCAGCCGCGACGCCCGGCTCGCCACCATCACGGCGGCCGGCTCGGGCTTCGTCTACGCGGCCTCGCTGATGGGCGTCACCGGCACCCGCGAGTCCGTGGGCGCCCAGGCGGAGGACCTGGTCCGGCGCACCAGGGCGACCACCGGGCTGCCCGTCTGCGTCGGCCTCGGGGTCTCCAACGCCGTCCAGGCAGCCGAGGTCGCGGGCTTCGCCGACGGAGTGATCGTGGGCTCCGCCTTCGTCAAGCGGATGCTGGACGCACCGGACCACCGGGCCGGCGTGGACGCCGCAAGGGCGCTCGCCGGGGAGCTCGCCGAGGGCGTGCGCCGGCGGGCGTAA
- the priA gene encoding bifunctional 1-(5-phosphoribosyl)-5-((5-phosphoribosylamino)methylideneamino)imidazole-4-carboxamide isomerase/phosphoribosylanthranilate isomerase PriA, with translation MADTRTLELLPAVDVRDGQAVRLVHGESGTETSYGSPMDAALAWQRAGAEWLHVVDLDAAFGTGDNRALIAEVTRAMDIRVELSGGIRDDEGLAAALATGCTRVNLGTAALETPEWVAKVIAEHGDRIAVGLDVRGTTLRGRGWTRDGGDLYETLERLNAEGCARYVVTDIAKDGTLQGPNLDLLRSVCAATDRPVVASGGVSSLADLRAIAALVPDGVEGAIVGKALYAKAFTLEEALAATRETVEP, from the coding sequence ATGGCCGACACCCGCACGCTCGAACTCCTGCCCGCCGTCGACGTCCGAGACGGCCAGGCCGTCCGCCTGGTGCACGGCGAGTCCGGTACGGAGACCTCCTACGGCTCCCCGATGGACGCCGCGCTCGCCTGGCAGCGGGCCGGCGCCGAGTGGCTGCACGTCGTCGACCTGGACGCCGCCTTCGGGACCGGCGACAACCGCGCCCTGATCGCGGAGGTCACCCGTGCCATGGACATCAGGGTCGAGCTCTCCGGCGGCATCCGCGACGACGAGGGCCTCGCCGCCGCCCTCGCCACCGGCTGCACGCGGGTGAACCTCGGCACCGCCGCGCTGGAGACCCCCGAGTGGGTCGCCAAGGTCATCGCCGAGCACGGCGACAGGATCGCGGTGGGCCTCGACGTACGCGGCACGACCCTGCGCGGCCGCGGCTGGACCCGCGACGGCGGCGACCTCTACGAGACCCTGGAGCGGCTGAACGCCGAGGGCTGCGCCCGGTACGTCGTCACCGACATCGCCAAGGACGGCACCCTCCAGGGCCCCAACCTGGACCTCCTGCGCTCCGTCTGCGCCGCGACCGACCGCCCCGTGGTGGCCTCCGGCGGCGTGTCCTCCCTGGCCGACCTGCGGGCCATCGCCGCGCTGGTGCCGGACGGCGTGGAGGGCGCCATCGTCGGCAAGGCCCTGTACGCCAAGGCGTTCACCCTTGAGGAGGCGCTGGCGGCCACCCGGGAGACGGTGGAGCCATGA
- the trpM gene encoding tryptophan biosynthesis modulator TrpM yields MAHDPSCDGAVTARAPEPGRCAGPGSGAARDPYARLARGCRPRGCRAPARRVHGRRVRYVIGDEPGQVNGMRWPRPRGHHR; encoded by the coding sequence ATGGCCCATGACCCGTCGTGCGACGGCGCGGTCACGGCCCGGGCACCCGAGCCGGGCCGGTGCGCCGGTCCCGGCTCAGGGGCGGCACGCGACCCCTATGCCCGCCTGGCGCGCGGCTGCCGCCCCCGCGGCTGCCGGGCACCGGCGCGGCGCGTGCACGGCCGCCGCGTCCGTTACGTGATCGGCGACGAGCCGGGCCAGGTCAACGGCATGCGATGGCCCCGTCCCCGGGGGCACCACCGCTGA
- the hisI gene encoding phosphoribosyl-AMP cyclohydrolase translates to MTSAPRQPSQLDPAIAARLKRGADGLVPAIAQQYDTGEVLMLGWMDDEALHRTLTTGRCTYWSRSRGEYWVKGDTSGHVQHVKSVALDCDADTVLVKVDQVGAACHTGDRTCFDADELPLAEPREDAAAARAGRPAAGSGPNRNQ, encoded by the coding sequence ATGACCAGTGCGCCACGGCAGCCCAGCCAGCTCGACCCCGCCATCGCCGCCCGCCTCAAGCGCGGCGCCGACGGGCTCGTCCCCGCCATCGCCCAGCAGTACGACACCGGAGAGGTGCTGATGCTCGGCTGGATGGACGACGAGGCGCTGCACCGCACGCTGACCACGGGCCGCTGCACCTACTGGTCCCGCAGCCGCGGCGAGTACTGGGTGAAGGGCGACACCTCCGGCCACGTGCAGCACGTGAAGTCGGTCGCCCTGGACTGCGACGCGGACACCGTCCTGGTGAAGGTCGACCAGGTCGGCGCCGCCTGCCACACGGGAGACCGCACCTGTTTCGACGCCGATGAGCTGCCGCTCGCGGAGCCCCGCGAGGACGCCGCCGCGGCCCGGGCGGGGCGCCCCGCCGCAGGCAGCGGCCCGAACCGGAATCAGTAA
- the trpB gene encoding tryptophan synthase subunit beta produces the protein MPSKHFFPDSSGNTPSTEGYFGAFGGKFIPEALVAAVDEVAVEYDKAKSDPAFGAELDDLLVNYTGRPSALTEVPRFAEHAGGARIFLKREDLNHTGSHKINNVLGQALLTRRMGKTRVIAETGAGQHGVATATACALFGLECTIYMGEIDTERQALNVARMRMLGAEVIAVKSGSRTLKDAINEAFRDWVANVDHTHYLFGTVAGPHPFPAMVRDFHRVIGVEARRQLQERAGRLPDAAVACVGGGSNAIGLFHAFLDDPDVRLIGCEPAGHGIATGEHAATLTAGEPGILHGSRSYVLQDDEGQITEPYSISAGLDYPGIGPEHAYLKDSRRGEYRAVTDDGAMQALRLLSQTEGIIPAIESAHALAGTLDVGRELGPDGLIVVNLSGRGDKDMDTAARYFSLYDTDAAVEADASAGRGDAAEIKGDAR, from the coding sequence ATGCCGAGCAAGCACTTCTTCCCCGACTCGTCGGGCAACACCCCGAGCACCGAGGGCTACTTCGGCGCCTTCGGCGGAAAGTTCATCCCGGAAGCCCTCGTCGCGGCCGTCGACGAGGTCGCCGTCGAGTACGACAAGGCCAAGTCCGACCCCGCGTTCGGCGCCGAGCTGGACGACCTGCTGGTGAACTACACGGGCCGCCCCAGCGCCCTCACCGAGGTCCCCAGGTTCGCCGAGCACGCCGGCGGCGCGCGGATCTTCCTCAAGCGCGAGGACCTCAACCACACCGGCTCCCACAAGATCAACAACGTCCTGGGCCAGGCCCTCCTCACCCGCCGGATGGGCAAGACCCGGGTGATCGCCGAGACCGGCGCCGGCCAGCACGGCGTGGCCACCGCCACCGCCTGCGCTCTCTTCGGGCTCGAATGCACCATCTACATGGGCGAGATCGACACCGAGCGCCAGGCGCTGAACGTCGCCCGGATGCGCATGCTGGGCGCCGAGGTCATCGCCGTGAAGTCCGGCTCCAGGACCCTCAAGGACGCCATCAACGAGGCGTTCCGCGACTGGGTCGCCAACGTCGACCACACCCACTACCTGTTCGGCACGGTGGCCGGTCCGCACCCCTTCCCGGCGATGGTCCGCGACTTCCACCGCGTCATCGGCGTCGAGGCCCGCCGCCAGCTCCAGGAGCGCGCGGGCCGGCTGCCCGACGCGGCGGTGGCCTGCGTCGGCGGCGGCTCCAACGCCATCGGCCTGTTCCACGCCTTCCTCGACGACCCGGACGTCCGCCTGATCGGCTGCGAGCCGGCCGGCCACGGCATCGCCACCGGCGAGCACGCCGCCACCCTCACCGCGGGCGAGCCCGGCATCCTGCACGGCTCGCGCTCCTACGTCCTCCAGGACGACGAGGGCCAGATCACGGAGCCGTACTCGATCTCCGCCGGGCTCGACTACCCGGGCATCGGACCCGAGCACGCCTACCTCAAGGACAGCCGGCGCGGCGAGTACCGCGCCGTCACCGACGACGGGGCGATGCAGGCACTGCGACTGCTCTCGCAGACCGAGGGCATCATCCCGGCCATCGAGAGCGCCCACGCCCTCGCCGGCACCCTGGACGTCGGCCGCGAGCTCGGCCCGGACGGGCTGATCGTCGTCAACCTCTCCGGGCGCGGCGACAAGGACATGGACACGGCCGCCCGCTACTTCAGCCTGTACGACACGGACGCGGCGGTCGAGGCCGACGCCTCCGCGGGCCGCGGCGACGCCGCCGAGATCAAGGGGGACGCCCGGTGA
- the hisF gene encoding imidazole glycerol phosphate synthase subunit HisF yields MSLAVRVIPCLDVDGGRVVKGVNFRDLRDAGDPVEMAKAYDAEGADELTFLDITASSAGRETTYDVVRRTAEQVFIPLTVGGGVRTADDVDRLLRAGADKVGVNTAAIARPELIREIAERFGRQVLVLSVDARRSDAAGGSGYEVTTHGGRQGTGIDAVEWAHRAADLGAGEILLNSMDADGTKDGYDLEMIAAVRGHVTVPVIASGGAGALTHFPPAVTAGADAVLAASVFHFGDLRIHDVKRTLRDAGRAVR; encoded by the coding sequence ATGAGCCTGGCGGTCCGAGTCATCCCCTGCCTGGACGTGGACGGCGGCCGGGTGGTCAAGGGGGTCAACTTCCGCGACCTCCGCGACGCCGGCGACCCCGTGGAGATGGCCAAGGCGTACGACGCGGAAGGCGCCGACGAGCTGACCTTCCTGGACATCACGGCCTCGTCCGCGGGCCGCGAGACCACCTACGACGTGGTGCGCCGCACCGCGGAGCAGGTCTTCATCCCGCTCACCGTCGGCGGCGGCGTGCGCACCGCGGACGACGTGGACCGGCTGCTGCGCGCCGGGGCCGACAAGGTCGGCGTCAACACCGCGGCCATCGCCCGCCCCGAGCTGATCCGGGAGATCGCCGAGCGGTTCGGCCGCCAGGTGCTGGTGCTCTCGGTGGACGCCCGCCGCAGCGACGCCGCCGGCGGCAGCGGCTACGAGGTGACCACGCACGGCGGCCGCCAGGGCACCGGCATCGACGCCGTCGAGTGGGCACACCGCGCGGCCGACCTGGGCGCCGGCGAGATCCTGCTGAACTCCATGGACGCGGACGGCACCAAGGACGGCTACGACCTGGAGATGATCGCCGCCGTCCGGGGGCACGTCACGGTCCCCGTCATCGCCTCCGGCGGCGCCGGCGCGCTCACCCACTTCCCGCCCGCCGTGACGGCCGGCGCGGACGCGGTCCTCGCCGCGTCCGTCTTCCACTTCGGCGACCTGCGGATACACGACGTGAAGCGGACGCTCAGGGACGCGGGGCGGGCGGTCCGGTAG
- a CDS encoding TIGR02234 family membrane protein yields the protein MTSAVPQPRSNGGTAPSAARRGDLPGHSGTGGGRRSLAAALLLGSVGAAVALLASRQGWAQGTAAVAGGDLPLTARGSDVTGVPAALAIVGLAALVAVFAVRRAGRLLVSALLALSGAGTVAAAVTGATRDSAGDALDEKAAQVSGSTTAGVEALSHTAWPYVAAAGGVLILLAGILALRYGRLWPAMSGRYERDGTPRRTTPRPVDPDRPEDLWKALDRGEDPTTGGA from the coding sequence GTGACTTCTGCCGTACCACAGCCCCGTTCCAACGGCGGGACCGCGCCGTCCGCCGCCCGCAGGGGGGACCTCCCCGGCCATTCGGGCACCGGGGGAGGGCGGCGCAGCCTGGCCGCCGCCCTGCTGCTCGGCTCCGTGGGCGCGGCCGTGGCACTGCTCGCCTCGCGCCAGGGCTGGGCCCAGGGCACGGCGGCGGTGGCCGGCGGCGACCTCCCGCTGACGGCCAGGGGCAGCGACGTCACCGGCGTCCCCGCCGCCCTCGCCATCGTCGGTCTTGCCGCCCTCGTCGCCGTCTTCGCGGTACGCCGCGCCGGCCGCCTGCTGGTCTCCGCGCTGCTCGCGCTCAGCGGAGCGGGCACGGTGGCCGCCGCCGTGACGGGCGCCACCCGTGACTCCGCGGGCGACGCGCTCGACGAGAAGGCCGCGCAGGTCTCCGGCAGCACCACCGCCGGCGTCGAGGCGCTCAGCCACACCGCATGGCCGTACGTGGCGGCCGCCGGCGGCGTCCTCATCCTCCTCGCGGGGATCCTGGCACTGCGCTACGGCCGCCTGTGGCCGGCCATGTCGGGCCGCTACGAACGCGACGGCACCCCACGGCGCACCACCCCCCGCCCCGTCGACCCCGACCGCCCCGAGGACCTGTGGAAGGCCCTGGACCGCGGCGAGGACCCGACGACGGGCGGAGCCTGA
- a CDS encoding HGxxPAAW family protein, with product MSGSSHGHTPAAWTGVIITFVGFLLAGAFMVMDQPVGFWVGIGVIFLGGVVGGIMRLAGLGQERRSPARTAPSES from the coding sequence ATGTCGGGCAGCAGCCACGGACACACCCCGGCCGCCTGGACCGGTGTCATCATCACCTTCGTCGGCTTCCTCCTCGCGGGCGCCTTCATGGTCATGGACCAGCCGGTCGGCTTCTGGGTCGGAATCGGCGTGATCTTCCTCGGCGGCGTCGTGGGCGGCATCATGCGCCTCGCCGGCCTGGGCCAGGAGCGGCGCTCCCCGGCGCGCACCGCCCCCTCCGAGAGCTGA
- a CDS encoding TIGR03085 family metal-binding protein, whose protein sequence is MSTHAKRERLLLADLLEGAGPDAPTLCDGWLTRDLAAHVVVRERRADAAGGILIKPLAARLERVQAEFAAKPYEELIQLIRTGPPRFSPYALKQIDEAANAVEFYVHAEDVRRAQQDWTPRVLDPVFADSLWSRLERSARLLGRKSPVGLVLRRPDGRTAVARRGVPVVTVTGEPGELTMFAFGRQSQSDVTLDGDKEAITRLQGDASILGM, encoded by the coding sequence ATGTCGACTCATGCCAAGCGTGAACGGCTTCTTCTGGCCGACTTGTTGGAAGGCGCCGGGCCTGACGCTCCCACACTCTGCGACGGCTGGCTCACCCGGGACCTGGCCGCGCACGTCGTGGTGCGCGAGCGCCGTGCCGACGCGGCCGGCGGAATACTGATCAAGCCGCTGGCGGCACGCCTGGAGCGAGTCCAGGCGGAGTTCGCCGCCAAGCCGTACGAGGAGCTGATCCAGCTCATCCGCACCGGGCCGCCGCGCTTCTCGCCGTACGCGCTCAAGCAGATCGACGAGGCGGCGAACGCGGTCGAGTTCTACGTCCACGCCGAGGACGTGCGCCGGGCGCAGCAGGACTGGACGCCGCGGGTGCTGGACCCGGTCTTCGCCGACTCCCTCTGGTCACGCCTGGAGCGGTCGGCCCGGCTGCTCGGCCGGAAGTCACCGGTGGGCCTCGTCCTCCGCCGCCCCGACGGACGAACCGCCGTGGCCCGCCGCGGGGTCCCCGTGGTGACGGTGACCGGCGAGCCGGGCGAGCTGACGATGTTCGCGTTCGGCCGGCAGAGCCAGTCGGACGTGACGCTGGACGGCGACAAGGAGGCGATCACCCGCCTCCAGGGGGACGCCAGCATCCTCGGCATGTAG
- a CDS encoding anthranilate synthase component I: protein MDLDTFRKLATDRRVIPVSRKLLADGDTPVGLYRKLAAERPGTFLLESAEGGRTWSRYSFVGVRSTGTLTERDGQAHWLGTPPVGVPTDGDPLEALRATIEALHTPHDLASGMPPFTGGMVGYLGYDIVRRLENVGPGDRDDLRLPELTMLLTSDLAVLDHWDGTVLLIANAINHNDLATGVDEAHADAVARLDAMEADLSRPVPQPPAALPPSQLPEFTVRWGGEDFQAAVADIKERIHAGEAFQVVPSQRFETPCTAGALDVYRVLRATNPSPYMYLFRFPCADGEAFDVVGSSPEALVKVTDGQALLHPIAGTRPRGATPQEDQALAEELLADPKERAEHLMLVDLGRNDLGRVCEPGSVEVVDFMSIERYSHVMHIVSTVTGRVAEGRSAFDVLTACFPAGTLSGAPKPRALQIIDELEPTRRGVYGGCVGYLDFAGDSDTAIAIRTALLRDGTAYVQAGAGVVADSDPVAEDTECRNKAAAVLRAVHTANRLGTAGQERSLRPGTPRPTGASRT, encoded by the coding sequence ATGGACCTCGACACGTTCCGCAAGCTGGCCACCGACCGCCGAGTCATCCCCGTCAGCCGCAAGCTCCTGGCGGACGGCGACACACCCGTCGGGCTCTACCGCAAGCTCGCCGCAGAGCGCCCCGGCACCTTCCTGCTGGAGTCGGCGGAAGGAGGCCGAACGTGGTCGCGGTACTCCTTCGTCGGCGTCCGCTCCACCGGCACGCTCACCGAGCGCGACGGGCAGGCGCACTGGCTCGGCACCCCGCCCGTCGGCGTCCCCACGGACGGCGACCCCCTTGAAGCGCTCCGCGCCACGATCGAGGCCCTGCACACCCCCCACGACCTCGCCTCCGGCATGCCGCCCTTCACCGGCGGCATGGTCGGCTACCTCGGCTACGACATCGTCCGCCGCCTGGAGAACGTCGGCCCCGGCGACCGGGACGACCTGAGGCTGCCCGAGCTGACGATGCTGCTCACCTCCGACCTCGCGGTCCTCGACCACTGGGACGGCACGGTCCTGCTCATCGCCAACGCCATCAACCACAACGACCTGGCGACCGGCGTCGACGAGGCCCACGCCGACGCCGTCGCCCGGCTCGACGCGATGGAGGCCGACCTCTCCCGCCCGGTGCCGCAGCCCCCGGCCGCCCTCCCGCCCTCCCAGCTGCCGGAGTTCACCGTCCGATGGGGCGGCGAGGACTTCCAGGCGGCCGTGGCCGACATCAAGGAGCGCATCCACGCGGGCGAGGCCTTCCAGGTGGTGCCCTCGCAGCGCTTCGAGACCCCCTGCACGGCCGGCGCGCTGGACGTCTACCGCGTGCTGCGGGCCACCAACCCGTCGCCGTACATGTACCTCTTCCGCTTCCCGTGCGCGGACGGCGAGGCCTTCGACGTCGTCGGCTCCAGCCCGGAGGCCCTCGTCAAGGTCACGGACGGCCAGGCCCTGCTCCACCCCATCGCCGGGACCCGGCCCCGCGGCGCCACCCCGCAGGAGGACCAGGCGCTCGCCGAGGAACTGCTCGCCGACCCCAAGGAGCGCGCCGAGCACCTCATGCTCGTCGACCTCGGGCGCAACGACCTGGGGCGGGTCTGCGAACCCGGCTCGGTGGAGGTCGTCGACTTCATGTCGATCGAGCGCTACTCCCACGTGATGCACATCGTCTCCACGGTCACCGGCCGCGTCGCCGAGGGCCGCAGCGCGTTCGACGTCCTCACGGCCTGCTTCCCGGCCGGCACGCTCTCCGGCGCCCCCAAGCCCCGTGCCCTGCAGATCATCGACGAGCTGGAGCCCACGCGCCGCGGCGTGTACGGCGGCTGCGTCGGCTACCTGGACTTCGCCGGCGACTCGGACACGGCCATCGCCATCCGCACCGCGCTCCTGCGGGACGGCACCGCATACGTCCAGGCCGGCGCCGGGGTGGTCGCCGACTCCGACCCCGTGGCCGAGGACACCGAGTGCCGGAACAAGGCGGCGGCCGTCCTCAGGGCGGTGCACACGGCGAACCGCCTCGGCACCGCAGGCCAGGAGCGGTCCCTGCGTCCTGGTACACCCCGGCCTACGGGGGCGAGTCGGACGTAA
- a CDS encoding DUF2752 domain-containing protein — translation MAAVHPAPSHRAPGAPEHPAPPPGTPSHPAGRSSAPRASRRLLAPLGALLAVAAAFAYVGAVDPNDPGHYPVCPLRQCTGLWCPGCGGLRSAHALVHGDLTGALTANAAAVAGYGLFAVCWGVWMVRAAQGRAWAPALRRGHLWTLGALLTLFTVVRNLPLGGWLHP, via the coding sequence GTGGCAGCCGTTCACCCCGCACCCTCGCACCGCGCTCCCGGCGCTCCCGAGCACCCCGCACCACCCCCCGGCACCCCAAGCCACCCCGCCGGGCGCTCCAGCGCCCCCAGGGCCTCCCGCAGGCTCCTCGCGCCCCTCGGCGCCCTCCTCGCCGTCGCCGCGGCCTTCGCCTACGTGGGCGCCGTGGACCCGAACGACCCCGGCCACTACCCCGTGTGCCCGCTGCGGCAGTGCACCGGTCTCTGGTGCCCCGGCTGCGGGGGCCTGCGCAGCGCCCACGCCCTCGTGCACGGCGACCTGACCGGTGCGCTCACCGCCAATGCCGCCGCGGTCGCGGGCTACGGGCTCTTCGCGGTGTGCTGGGGTGTGTGGATGGTCAGGGCAGCGCAAGGGCGCGCGTGGGCGCCCGCGCTCCGGCGCGGGCACCTCTGGACGCTGGGTGCGCTGCTCACCCTCTTCACCGTTGTCCGGAACCTGCCCCTCGGTGGCTGGCTTCATCCTTGA
- a CDS encoding ketopantoate reductase family protein: MIGSADMQAGGAAGAGGGRTVAVLGPGGVGGLFAGVLARAGHRVICLAGEETATALRKDGLAVRSDTFGEFTVAVEADTVLREAVDACVVAPKETALVAALDRVPREALGAGLVVPLLNGFEHVSVLRERYPAEQVVPGTIRIESTRVAPGQIVHSSPFAAVDLASRTVPAERVAALGALLSGAGLTVRVRDGGDEDAILWEKLSFLAPMALLTTRYAVPVGGLRTDHHDEVVAVMEEYASVAAALGATIDVAAMLRLLDGARDTMRTSMQRDAEAGRPLELDAIGGAMLREADRRGLPTPVTARLVAELTAAAGDGAGGAS, encoded by the coding sequence ATGATCGGATCAGCAGACATGCAGGCAGGCGGAGCCGCGGGTGCGGGCGGTGGGCGGACGGTGGCCGTGCTCGGTCCCGGGGGTGTCGGGGGGCTGTTCGCCGGGGTGCTGGCGCGGGCGGGGCACCGGGTGATCTGCCTGGCGGGCGAGGAGACGGCGACGGCGTTGCGCAAGGACGGGCTGGCCGTGCGCAGCGACACGTTCGGGGAGTTCACGGTGGCCGTCGAGGCGGACACCGTGCTGCGCGAGGCCGTCGACGCGTGCGTGGTGGCGCCGAAGGAGACCGCGCTGGTCGCCGCGCTCGACCGGGTGCCGCGTGAGGCGCTGGGCGCGGGTCTCGTGGTGCCGCTGCTCAACGGCTTCGAGCACGTGTCCGTGCTGCGGGAGCGCTACCCGGCCGAGCAGGTCGTGCCCGGCACGATACGCATCGAGTCGACCCGGGTCGCGCCCGGGCAGATCGTGCACTCCAGCCCGTTCGCGGCCGTCGACCTGGCCAGCCGGACGGTGCCCGCGGAGCGGGTGGCCGCGCTGGGCGCCCTGCTGTCCGGAGCGGGGCTCACGGTGCGGGTGCGCGACGGCGGCGACGAGGACGCCATCCTCTGGGAGAAGCTGTCGTTCCTGGCCCCGATGGCGCTGCTCACGACGCGCTACGCGGTGCCGGTGGGCGGCCTGCGCACGGACCACCACGACGAGGTGGTGGCGGTGATGGAGGAGTACGCCTCGGTCGCCGCGGCACTGGGCGCCACGATCGACGTGGCCGCCATGCTCCGGTTGCTGGACGGCGCCCGGGACACCATGCGCACCTCGATGCAGCGCGACGCCGAGGCGGGCCGCCCCCTCGAACTGGACGCCATAGGCGGCGCCATGCTCCGTGAGGCGGACCGCCGGGGGCTGCCGACGCCCGTCACCGCCCGGCTGGTCGCCGAGCTCACCGCCGCGGCGGGGGACGGCGCGGGCGGCGCCTCCTGA
- the trpC gene encoding indole-3-glycerol phosphate synthase TrpC: MSVLDEIIEGVRADLAERQARVSLDELKERARRAPQARDGVAALRGQGVKVICEVKRSSPSKGALAAIADPAALAADYEAGGAAVISVLTEQRRFGGTLADLEAVRAKVDIPVLRKDFIVTSYQLWEARAYGADLALLIVAALEQPALESLIERAVSIGLTPLVEAHDEDEVERAVAAGAKVIGINARNLKTLQVDRSTFERVAPEVPGGVVKVAESGVRGPHDLIAYANAGADAVLVGESLVTGKDPKTAVSDLVAAGEHPALRNGRG, encoded by the coding sequence GTGAGTGTGCTCGACGAGATCATCGAGGGGGTCCGTGCCGACCTCGCGGAGCGGCAGGCGCGTGTCAGCCTCGACGAGCTCAAGGAGCGCGCACGCCGGGCTCCCCAGGCCCGCGACGGGGTCGCCGCCCTGCGCGGCCAGGGTGTGAAGGTGATCTGCGAGGTCAAGCGCTCCAGCCCCTCCAAGGGCGCGCTGGCCGCGATCGCCGACCCCGCGGCGCTGGCCGCCGACTACGAGGCCGGCGGCGCCGCCGTGATCTCGGTGCTGACCGAGCAGCGCAGGTTCGGCGGCACGCTCGCCGACCTGGAGGCCGTCCGCGCCAAGGTCGACATCCCGGTGCTCCGCAAGGACTTCATCGTCACCTCGTACCAGCTCTGGGAGGCGCGCGCCTACGGAGCGGACCTCGCGCTGCTGATCGTCGCCGCGCTGGAGCAGCCCGCCCTGGAGTCGCTGATCGAGCGCGCGGTGTCCATCGGCCTCACCCCCCTCGTCGAGGCCCACGACGAGGACGAGGTCGAGCGGGCCGTGGCGGCCGGAGCCAAGGTCATCGGGATCAACGCCCGCAATCTGAAGACGCTCCAGGTCGACAGGTCGACCTTCGAGCGGGTCGCCCCGGAGGTCCCGGGGGGCGTCGTCAAGGTCGCGGAATCGGGTGTCCGAGGGCCGCACGACCTGATCGCCTACGCCAACGCCGGTGCCGACGCCGTGCTGGTCGGCGAGTCGCTCGTCACGGGCAAGGACCCCAAGACCGCGGTCTCCGACCTCGTCGCGGCCGGCGAGCACCCGGCCCTGCGCAACGGAAGGGGCTGA